The following proteins are co-located in the Gossypium hirsutum isolate 1008001.06 chromosome A02, Gossypium_hirsutum_v2.1, whole genome shotgun sequence genome:
- the LOC121212141 gene encoding uncharacterized protein gives MSTRGTRGRSTRGWGRDRRGIRAESFASAMIHNLDTSEMPVSLVTETGGFSLLRDEAYQWWLTVKEGTQPDRLTWDLFKIAYQSKYVGLSYTDPRRHEFLNLTLGDRSVAEYEAEFLRLSRYARGIVTNEYEHCVQFEDGFRDCLRVLITPQRERDFSVLVEKAKIIEEVKCSERQNREKGKVKRDSESTGFGMRPKKKARTDRSVRVGPTVAPAEVAICQLCNRLHPGECWRSTGACLRCGSIEHRVNDCPLRGNQVQAPIVETTQSPRKVKQPSRGKGQARGGNGMGRGQRAPDRDVGPTEARQPALVYAAHRREDGDAPNVIMGTFLVLNVPYVALIDIGFTHSYVACSVSETLGILHESTSSEIFVVSPLDSPLSASDSVGLSVKDVRAVKDFPDIFPEELPRLPSGREVEFGIELILGTAPVSIAPYRIALKELTKLKA, from the exons ATGAGCACACGTGGTACTCGTGGACGGAGTACTAGAGGCTGGGGTAGAGACCGTAGAGGGATTCGAGCTGAGTCCTTCGCATCTGCTATGATCCATAATCTGGACACTAGCGAGATGCCGGTGTCACTTGTTACTGAGACGG GGGGCTTTTCTCTACTTCGCGAtgaggcataccagtggtggttgaccgttaaggagggtactcagcctgatAGGTTGACTTGGGATTTGTTTAAGATCGCCTATCAGAGTAAGTATGTGGGACTTAGCTACACTGACCCTAGGCGACATGAGTTTCTGAATCTCACTTTGGGAGACcgttcagtggccgagtatgaggccgaatttCTAAGGTTGAGTCGCTATGCGAGGGGCATAGTGACGAATGAGTATGAGCACTGTGTTCAATTTGAGGATGGTTTTCGTGATTGTCTGCGAGTTTTGATAACTCCTCAGAGGGAGCGGGATTTCTCAGTCTTGGTTGAGAAGGCCAAGATAATCGAGGAGGTGAAGTGCTCAGAGCGCCAAAACCGTGAGAAAGGAAAAGTTAAGAGGGATTCTGAGTCTACTGGTTTTGGGATGAGGCCTAAAAAAAAGGCCAGGACTGACAGGTCCGTCAGAGTTGGGCCTACGGTTGCACCTGCTGAGGTGGCGATCTGTCAGCTATGTAATAGACTCCATCCAGGCGAGTGTTGGAGATCTACTGGCGCTTGTTTGAGGTGTGGATCGATTGAGCATCGAGTTAATGATTGTCCACTAAGAGGTAATCAGGTACAAGCTCCGATTGTTGAGACTACGCAGTCGCCAAGAAAAGTGAAACAGCCATCTAGGGGCAAAGgacaggctaggggtggtaacggtATGGGTCGAGGTCAGAGAGCACCTGACAGGGATGTTGGGccgactgaggcgaggcagcctgcACTTGTCTATGCTGCACATCGCCgtgaggatggagatgctccaaATGTCATCATGGGTACGTTTTTAGTTCTTAATGTACCTTATGTTGCACTAATAGACATAGGCTTTACACATTCTTATGTTGCATGTTCTGTGTCTGAGACCTTAGGGATTTTGCatgagagcacttctagtgagatttttgtggtgagtcCGTTGGACAGTCCATTAAG TGCTTCTGATTCTGTGGGCTTATCGGTCAAGGACGTCCGTGCTGTGAAGGACTTTCCAGATATTTTTCCAGAGGAACTACCAAGATTGCCTTCGGGCCGTGAGGTAGAATTCGGGATTGAGTTGATTCTTGGTACAGCTccagtgtctatcgccccttaccGAATAGCACTGAAGGAGCTAACAAAACTTAAGGCTTAG